A genomic stretch from Salvelinus namaycush isolate Seneca chromosome 25, SaNama_1.0, whole genome shotgun sequence includes:
- the LOC120020636 gene encoding leptin receptor gene-related protein-like: MQIKSSKEEIGSRLRTNQAQREIDNLRHKTMAGIKALVGLSFGGAIGLTFLLLGCALEQYGVYWPLFVLIFYILSPIPTFISRRLSDDSDAASNACRELACFFTTGIVVSAFGLPIILARVALIQWGACGLVMAGNAFIFLTILGFFLVFGGGDDFSWEQW; encoded by the exons ATGCAAATAAAAAGTTCGAAGGAGGAAATAGGAAGTCGTTTACGAACAAACCAAGCACAAAGAGAAATTGACAATTTAAGACATAAGACAATGGCGGGTATTAAAG CGCTGGTTGGCTTGTCCTTCGGTGGAGCTATTGGCTTGACTTTCCTGCTGTTGGGCTGTGCACTGGAGCAGTATGG GGTGTACTGGCCTCTCttcgtcctcatcttctacatACTGTCTCCTATCCCCACCTTCATATCCAGAAGGCTCAGTGATGACAGTGACGCCGCCAGCAACGCATGCAGAGAGCTGGCATGCTTCTTCACTACGGGCATTGTGGTGTCTGCGTTTGGGCTTCCCATCATACTGGCCCGGGTTGCATTA ATCCAGTGGGGGGCCTGTGGCCTGGTGATGGCCGGCAACGCTTTCATCTTCCTCACCATCCTGGGCTTCTTCCTGGTGTTCGGCGGGGGAGACGACTTCAGCTGGGAGCAGTGGTAG